In Hymenobacter volaticus, the genomic window CTCACTTCGCCTAGCACCCGCTGCAAATCGGGAATGGTATAAGGGCGCTCCGGAGCGTAGTTGCGCTGCGGTTTGCCGTGCTGCTGCCACACCGCACGCATAAAGGCATCGAGGGTGGTTTTGTGGTTGGCGCGCAATTCCAAGTCCAAGGCCAGAGCGTTGGCCCCACCAATATAGTAGTAGCTCAAATACGTGTTTGTGCGGTTATTGGGGTCAATGGCGGCGGCCGCATCCACGAACGGCGCTTGCTGGCTCATTTGCACCGGCGAATACTTAGCTGCCCCCGGCGACAGCAAAATAGAGTTGACGAGGCCGTTTAACGCTTCTTCGTAATACTGCTGGTCGGTGTAAGCGCCAGCGCGGCGTAGCAACAGCTCGCCGTAGTACTGCGTGAAACCTTCGGCAAACCACAAGTTGCTGCTCATGTTGGCCCGGTCGAAATCGAAGGGCTCTAGGTCTTTTGGGCGGATGCGCTCCACGTTCCAACTATGGAAAAACTCGTGCGACACCGTGCCGAGATTGTCGAGGGCGCCGGCGCCGCGTAGGGGACGGTTGCTGGTAAGGGAAGTGGAATTGCGGTGCTCCATGCCGTCGCCGCTGGTTTGGGGCAAATAGTTGGCAACGAAGGTGTAGCGTCCGAAGTCGTACTCCGGCAACTCTCCAAATACAGCCGCGGCTTCCTTCACTACCTTCTTGGCTTGCGCCACATAGCTGTCTAGCTCGGCATCGGTGCCCTCGTGCAGCACTTGCATCTCAATGGTGCGGCCTTGTTCCTTCCAGGTGCGTATTTTCTGCGGCCCGAGCGAGGTAGGCGAGTCCATAAGGTATTGCAGATTGGGGGCGTACCAAGTGCCCTTAGCCGCATCGGGCCGCAACTGCGACGCCACTTGCCAGCCCGTTGGCAGATCAAATTTCACTTCGGCGGGGCGCTGCTCTAGGCCGCGGGCGTAGGCCAAGGTAGCCGGAATGTTGAGGTGGGCATGCCGAACATCAATACCAGCGTAGGTGCCATCGGTCCGGTCGCCGAATAGCGTGTAACTAAACACGACGGTGCCATCGTGGCCTTCTACGTCCCACCCGTACGGATCAGGGCGGCTGATGCTTAGTGCTTTGCCTTTCGAGTCGGTTGCCTTCACGTCGTATACGTTTTTCGCGAATTCGTGCAAGGCATAGCGCCCCGGCGACGAGCGGGCCATACAGACCTGCAACGGCCCGTTGGGCAACTGCGCAAACGTGACGCTGACGCGCGCCTCGTGGTGTACAGCGTTAGGAAAAGCAACCGTGTAGGTGACAGGCGCCTGCGCGGCCGCAGGTTCACAGAAAGCCAGCGGCAGCGCCAGCAAAAAAGCAGTAGCAGTTTTCCGAATCATCAAACAAAGAAAGAAGAGAAAGCGAAGGACGCGCTAAAGGTAGCCGACGTTGCCGGATACCAAGTAGGGTAGGTGCGCACAGTAGCTTTGCCTTCTTTATAACCTAGGGCACCCATACCGATGCTTGCACCATGCCTCTGAAGAAGGATTGCTGATTGGTTACCTGTAATCCGAGCCGCGCCAGTTCCGCCTGTATAGGAGGCATGTCGCGGCCGCTAATGCCCGTTGTGAAACGGAAAAAATGATACATAGCCATCAGTAGGGCGCGCTGCCACCACCGCTGAGGCGGTGCAAAATCAGCAAGCAGCCAAGGAGCCATAGGTCGGCGGGTCGCGTTTAATTGCGTTACCACCTGTCGTAGCCGTTGCGGGTCGAAAAGATCAAGAAAGAAAAAGGTAATGATGCCGTCGAAAACCTCTGGTTCGGTTAGAACTTTTTCGGTCCCAAGTTGAAATACAACTTGCTGCGTGGCTGTTGGGTACTGACGGTGCAGCAGGGCCTGAGCTTTGGCGAGCATCTGTGGCGAAGCTTCTAGGTATACAATGGTGGCTTGGGGCCGTAAGCGCAATATTTCCAGCAGTACTGCTCCTGTGCCGCCGCCGATAACAAGCAAATGCGGCGCGCCGGGTGGCAAACCAGTTGCTAAGGCATGTTGCTGAGCGCGTAGGAGTGCCGGGCCATACACGAGTCGGCTCAGCGGGTCATAGAAGGCCGCTACTCGGTCGAAGCCAGCATCAGGAAGAGAAGCAAACATGCATTTTCACTTGGCAAGTACATTTCGCTAGACAACGGCTGCCTAGCCGAACCCGTTATGTTGTCACCGGGCCTACGTAGCTCCGGGTTTTAAGCATCATTGCTTACGCTTTCTTGTTGCTTATGACTAGGCATTTGCGCCGCTTACGAGCCATTGCTATCCTTTTTCTTACCGAATTCACGGTTACGCTGGTGCTTGGCATTGCGGGGTAGTGGGGTTTTTGGCGCTAAGCCGTGAAGTCTTCGACCAGGATGCAGCTACCTTCGATGCCGCCGCTTTCCGCTGGACGCGGCAGTTGCTCGGGCCGCGGCAGCAATGGGTGGAAGCCGTTACGTTCTTTGCCTCGCGCAATTTTATTACGGTGGCGGCCTGCCTGCTCATCAACTGGTTTCTGCTGGTACGCAAGCACCGCTGGAATTCGTTGCTCGTGCCAGTAGTAGCGCTTGGCAGCATCACGCTCAATTTAGCGCTTAAGCAGTTTTACCAGCGTCCCCGCCCATTGCTGCCCTTGGTGTCGGCGTCGGGGCTCAGCTTCCCGAGCGGGCACGCCATGATTTCCGCCTCGTTTTACGGCTTGCTGATCTACCTGGCGTACACCTACATCCGTAGGGCAAGTTGGCGCTGGTTGCTGATTGGCGGGTTAGTGCTGCTAATAGCCCTCATCGGCCTGACCCGAGTTTACCTGCGTGTACACTATGCTACCGACGTGTTGGCTGGCTTTACAGCCGGGCTCGTATGGCTGATTGTGGCAATTCCACTGCTGAAACAGCTGGAAATTCGGGCTCGCAAACCGTTGAAAATTCAAGCGCAATCAACTGAAAAACAGCCTGAATAAGCGTTAGGGGCAGGTTTTTGCGGGAGGATTTGTTTGGTTTTTTGCCTAAGAACTTGCCTTCACTCAGAAAATGCCCTTATCTTTGCAGAACCAAATAGCTCTCCGAACGAGAATTTGCGGTTTGGTAACAGTTCTGCGCTTGTGGCGAAATTGGTAGACGCGCTGTCTTCAGGCGGCAGTTCCGCAAGGTGTGGGAGTTCGAGTCTCCCCGAGCGCACCCCGAAAGCCGGTCCAGCAATGGACCGGCTTTCTGCGTTTAGATGATTTCCGCTGAAGCGGGCTCTACATGGTTATAGTCAACCTAAAGGAGTGGCGTCTGCGTAATTACCGAGAAATCTGTGCTACCTGTGATGAGAAAATCTATCACTGCCCGTCTGCTCGCTCTCTTTAGTTTTCTGACGTTGGAAGTACTGTTACTAGGGGGCGTGTTTATCGTGTCACTGTTGCTGTTCTTCTACCTGACGCGGGTGGTTTTTGTAGCACGCTCGGCGCAATTCGATGATTGGGGGTTCCAGCATATGGACCACTTACGCGCCGCGCAACCCTGGCTGACTTCTGTAGCGCGGTTCATCACCTTTTTTGCTTCGTTTCCTTTCCTAGTGGTAGCAGGTATAGTAGGGCCCGTTCTGCTAAGTTGGCGCGGACGCAAGCGCGAGGCGCTAGAACTATTTCTGGCGGTGGCCGGAGCTTCGCTGTTCAATCAGCTGCTCAAAACTCATTATCACCGCTCTCGGCCCTCTACGGCCCTGTTCTTCCAGCAGGGCCTGAGCTTCCCAAGCGGCCACGCCATGATTGGAATGGCCCTCTACGGCTGTTTTGCGTGGCTGCTCTGGCGCCACCGCCATCATCCGGCTTGGAGTGTACTGCTGGTACTATGGGCCGTGACTATTGGCCTTACTCGCATCTATCTGCACGTGCATTACCCCACCGATGTACTCGCCGGATTTACCGCTGGCATGCTGTGGCTGATTTTGCTGCGCACTGCCCTGCGGCTGTGGTGGCGAGAAGGAGTGAAGTTGGCAGAAAATGAAAAAGGAGGCTGAGAACCAACTCTCAACCTCCTTTCGTCTCTTTACATCTTCACCTTTACTCGCAGAGCTAGTAGGCCTTTTACTCCCTGCAACTCTTCAAGCTCCAACTCTTCTACTTCGGGCTCTAATAGGCCACGGTCCTGAAGGTAGTCGAGGTATTCGCAGTACTCTTCGCTTTCGCGCTGCTGCGTGTACACAATGGCAATATGACCGGGTTGGGTGAGCCGTTCGCCACTACCTTCTACAGTTGCCTTATCAATGCGTTTTTTGATGATTTCGTAACGGATATTGTAAGCGCCATCTACATCGAACTGGCGCTCATCCTGCCGGAAACGAATGCTTAGGGACTGGCCATGAACCAGGATTAGCTGCGTAGTATCAAGCGGAACCGGCAACTCGGGCTTGAGCGCGGCCGTGCGACGCGTGATTTCTATCATCACTAGGAGCTGCCACAGCCGCAGGTTTTTCAGGAAAACCATGTCGAATGGCTTGTTTTCTACTAGCGACGCGCCCACGTAGATGTTGTACTCCACGCCGTCGGTTTTGAAGCGCTGAAAGTAATGCGGAAACATCAGCTGAGCCTTTTCCTCTTCCTCGTCCAAATAGTCGCTCACGGCATCGTTGAGCATGGTGGTGCTCTGCTCGAAAGCCTTCCGGCGCTTATACACAATGCCAAGCTCCGGGTCGATGTTCGACCAGTACTGACTGATAACCGGCTGCAAGGCGGGTGTATTCTGGCCTAAATACTCGAATAGCGGCTCGACCTCAGTTTTTAGTGACTCGAAAATGCTCACTTCATCCCCCGACACAATGCCCTGCCGTAAGCGGCGCAGGTTTTTGTTGACGTAGAATTTTAGCTCGTCGAGGATAGGCAAGGCTTGAAACTCCGCTGCCTTTTTCAACACTTTGTTGGCCAGCGTGAGGTGCTCAATCAGGTCGCCCTGTACGGCTTCGTTGCGGGCGGTGCTGCTGCCGCGGATATCGGAAGAGCCATGCAGTGGGAAGACGTCGTGGAAGACAATGTCTTCCATTTCGGCGTTGCGGTTGCCATCTTCCACCTTTTGCAGCAAATTCTGAGCGGCATTAGTGAAACGCCACTCCATGGTGGGATGGATGGCCGTGAATTTCTCTTTGATGATGGCCTGCACGCGGGTATGAATTTCCTCGGCGTTGCGCTTCACGGCCACTGCAAACAATGGCACAAACTGCGCCACCGTTTCCACATCAAATTCGTCGAGGTCACCAATGTTGGGAGAGCCTAGTTCCAACAAGCCCACAGTATCATCGCCATAGGGTAGCAATGCCAGAATTGCTGAGCGGATGCCCAGACTGAGAATCTGCTGGCGTAAATCTTCGGGAATTTCAGCGGTTTCCACGTTTTCGAGCACCAGCGGCTGGCGGTTTTGCCACAGCTCGCGGTAAATCTGCCGGAAGCCCGAGCCCGCATCTTGGCTGTGAAGCTGCTTGGTAAGAAAACTATGGTTGATCTTGCGGCCGAAGTCCACAAAAGCTTGTTTCTTTTCGTCGTAGGCCGCAATGCCAAGCTGCAAAAAGGGCCGCCCAAAGAGCACGCGCAGCTTTTCCTGAATTTGCTCTAACCGGTCGGAGGCTTGCAGCACATCGCGCTCCAGCAAGTCGTATTTCAGTTCCGACAAGATTTCTTGGTCGGTAACGTCGACTAAGTGCAGAATGTGGAAGCCTTCCAATTCGAATCGGTCGACGGGAAGCAGTTCCTGCCAAATATCGATGCGGTGGGGATTACGGGTTAGGCGCTCTATTTGGTCTGACGTAAGCTCGGGCCGTGGGCCGTTTATTACCCGCACCTTTAGAAAGGTGGTGTTGAAATCAACGCCGTAATGCCGGTAAAGCCCAATGCTGTAGTCAGGGACAGTGAAGGTGATAGTGCCGTATTGCGGCATTTGCACGCCGTATACCTGGTCTAGAATCAGTTGGTAAGCCATTCGGGTGGAATGAATTTCCAAGACCCGGTTATTAATATTGAGCGGCTGCTTGATGGTTTTAGAACTCGTCAGCAGCACGTCGGCAAAGCGGGGCGTGTGGTAGAAGCTATAGCGCTGAAACGGCGCAATAGCTCCACTTATATCAGACTTGAAGGAAGCCGGCGGAAACATAGCTAGCATAAGCGTCTCCACTAGGTCGCAGTTGCATTCCAGAATGGACACGTCCGTAATTGGGCCACGTACCCAAGATTGCTCGGCTACCTTTTCCCCAATGGCCCGTGCCAGCAAGGCCAAACCAGGATTAGGGTCATCCTCGTGGGCTTGCCAATACGCTATAATCGGCTCGAAGCTAAGAGTCGATTTAAAAGGGAACTCCGAGAGAGTTTTGCGGACAATTGTAGGTTCGGGCAGCATAGATAAAGCGACAACACTGAAGGTAACCAAATCATTGCGGCTCCCTATCGGGTTGTAGATTTATACGTAACTCATCCTCCCAACGGACGTTCAGTCGGGCTTACCTTTTCCGACTAAGCAGTACCGTGTCCGACAATTCCTTAGACAAATCCAGATCTGGACCGTCATTAACTTGTAGCTTTTTCACAAGATTGACATTGCAGGAGCAGCAGCCGTCGGCTTCGGTATCATCCAACAACCTTATGTTCGAAACGATAAAGCTATCAGTAGGGGCTCTGCGCGTGCCTAGGTAGATAGTGTATCGGTATTCGTCGAGCTTGCGGGTGCCGCTCTGAACAAAGGGTTGGGAGTTGTTGATGGTTACGGTTTGCACGGTCGGACGCCGGCCACCAGTCACTGCAATGGTCTCACTTATAGGTTTTTGTGCAGAATCGAGCGGTACGCGCCGGATGTATACTGTACTAAGCTCTTCGGGTCGAAAGCCTTGAGTTGTAGAAACGTCGGTGTTGAAACGAAAAACCAATGCATCGTCTAGCTCATCCCGACAGTCGCAGGGCACAGAGCCACAGCAGGCAGCGAGGGCAGTAGAGGCAATCAGCAGCAGGAGCCAGGTAAGCGGGTTACGGAACATAGAGTGCAAAGATAGAAGGGATTCGAGCAGGCACGCGCATATCCAAAGGCAACCTGACTATCATAAAATGTTGGTTTGAGTTACGCAAGCGCAGCCTTCGACGGTGCTTCAGCTAACCGTTTCACCTATTAAGTATTAACAAGGGAAGACAACGAAACGAAAAAGCCAACTTCGTAGCGAAGTTGGCTTTGTAACGGCAAAAGGGAGCCGCTTATTCTTTCACGAAGCGCTTAGTTTCTGAGCCCGTGCGGGTGGTGATTTTGTAATAGTAGGTGCCTTTGGGCAAATCGGCGAGGTGCACTTGCAGGGTGTGTACGCCTTTCTCTTCCTTGACTTCTTGCGCCACAGTGCGCACCGTATTGCCGCGGCCGTCGAGCAGTTCCACGGTTACGGGGCCTGCCTTCGTTACGGTATACTCCAGTTGATTGGTAGCCACTGCTGGGTTCGGGTATAAGCTAGTGCTGCCAAGGTCAGATGTTGTAGGCGTGGCTGTGGGAGCGGCGGGGTCTAGCAGAAGGAAAGCAGTAGGGCGCAACAACCTGCCGGCTCCAACCCGGTGGTGCATGCGGCCTCCTCGGAAGTGGCTTAGCTTCTCTTGCTGCTCGGGCGTAGTATTTTTAACTACAATAGCCTGCATATCAGTTGCCCATTTCTCTTTCTGCGGTTGCACTTCTTGGAGCACCTGCGAGATGTTGCTGGCATACTTTTCGGCCATCTGGTTCACCTGTTGCATGATGGTCCGAGTTTCGGTGCGGAGCTGCTGAAGTTGCTGTTGCTGCGCTTCGGAAAGGGGAGTGCGCGGGCTAGTAGGCTCAGTGGTGTTAGGAGCAGCACTTGGGGTGTTGCGGAAGCTCTGCCGCAGCGCTTGACTGCGCTGACGCACTTCTTTGAGTTGGGTGCGGTAAATGGCGAGTTGCGCTTTGTCGGCGGTGGCGAGCTGGGTTTCTAGCTTCTGGCGCTGCTGTCGCACCACGGGCAGCATATTCTGCTCGATATACGCCTGCATTTCGCGGCGCACTGGATGGTTGTCTTTGGGCTGCCCAGCACGGGCAGGGACAGTTAGGGCCGTGGTCAGAAGCGCAAAAACCAGTGCCAGCGACTTAAATAGGGTTGTTTTCATCGCAAAAGAAGGTGTGCTGTTTTCATTTTCATAGATCAAGCAACAAAGGCGGAGTTTAACGCGCCAACTGAAAATTTATTCCTGCAACTACACTGGTTGATTGCTAACAGCCATGTTGTCGCTTGGAAGCAGACCTCACCCTCGGTTCACCTCTTTCCTGGAGGAAGTCGCGCAGGAAGCGAGGTAGGAAGAGGCCAGATAGAACATGGGGCACACCAGATACTTTTCCAACGCTATGAGTACTGTATCTTGTGGCTCGCAATGAATGACCCAGAAATCCGCGCCCTACTTTATCCGCTGCTCACGGGCGGCGTGTACGTCGATGAACTGCCCACTGGCAGTACCCGCGTTGATGTAGTGCACATCACCGAGCAGTTCATGCACGGATATGAGGTGAAAGGCGACGGGGATACGCTTCAGCGGGTAAGTCGGCAGCTAGGGTGCTATGCCGGCGCCTACGATTTCGTTTCCTTCATTGTCACCGAGAAGCACTTACCCAAGCTGCTGCCTTTACTGCCCGAATGGGTTGGAGTGCTAGTGGCCTCGCCGGGCCAGTTGCGCGTGCACCGGCCGGCTCTCTACAACGCCACCGTCGAGCGGGCTGCCGTGGCGGACTTGCTGCTGCTGGAAGAAGTCCGCCAGTTCCTGATGGCCCGGGGCCTAACCGGTGTGAGCTGGTTGCGCCGACGGGAGGTGCTAAATGTGGTACGCAACGCGCATTCTATTCCACTTTCGGTGCTGGCGCAATATGTGCGGGAGCAACTTACGGCCCGGCTGCCCCAGCGCTTGGAGGCCCGCGCCGAGCGTAAAGCCGAGCGCCAGCGCCTCGGGACCCGGCGTCGCAAACCGAAGCGCAAGCCCAAAAAACGCCGGCAGCCAGCGAAGTCAACGCCGCGTTCCATTTGAAAGTCTTAACCAAAAGTGCGGCCTCTATTGGTT contains:
- a CDS encoding M61 family metallopeptidase, whose amino-acid sequence is MIRKTATAFLLALPLAFCEPAAAQAPVTYTVAFPNAVHHEARVSVTFAQLPNGPLQVCMARSSPGRYALHEFAKNVYDVKATDSKGKALSISRPDPYGWDVEGHDGTVVFSYTLFGDRTDGTYAGIDVRHAHLNIPATLAYARGLEQRPAEVKFDLPTGWQVASQLRPDAAKGTWYAPNLQYLMDSPTSLGPQKIRTWKEQGRTIEMQVLHEGTDAELDSYVAQAKKVVKEAAAVFGELPEYDFGRYTFVANYLPQTSGDGMEHRNSTSLTSNRPLRGAGALDNLGTVSHEFFHSWNVERIRPKDLEPFDFDRANMSSNLWFAEGFTQYYGELLLRRAGAYTDQQYYEEALNGLVNSILLSPGAAKYSPVQMSQQAPFVDAAAAIDPNNRTNTYLSYYYIGGANALALDLELRANHKTTLDAFMRAVWQQHGKPQRNYAPERPYTIPDLQRVLGEVSKDTAFAGRFFREHIYGHELPKFEQLLAPAGLQLRKAKAGQASLGLNRFQFLPDSSGALLPSTSIIGSPLYVAGLDREDVLLKLDGQPLKRAKVLQQLLAKHKPGDVVPLEVRARDGVRTVQIKLQEDSMLEVVPLPTATRQQLAFRKEWLSGKAK
- a CDS encoding class I SAM-dependent methyltransferase, whose amino-acid sequence is MFASLPDAGFDRVAAFYDPLSRLVYGPALLRAQQHALATGLPPGAPHLLVIGGGTGAVLLEILRLRPQATIVYLEASPQMLAKAQALLHRQYPTATQQVVFQLGTEKVLTEPEVFDGIITFFFLDLFDPQRLRQVVTQLNATRRPMAPWLLADFAPPQRWWQRALLMAMYHFFRFTTGISGRDMPPIQAELARLGLQVTNQQSFFRGMVQASVWVP
- a CDS encoding phosphatase PAP2 family protein; translated protein: MALSREVFDQDAATFDAAAFRWTRQLLGPRQQWVEAVTFFASRNFITVAACLLINWFLLVRKHRWNSLLVPVVALGSITLNLALKQFYQRPRPLLPLVSASGLSFPSGHAMISASFYGLLIYLAYTYIRRASWRWLLIGGLVLLIALIGLTRVYLRVHYATDVLAGFTAGLVWLIVAIPLLKQLEIRARKPLKIQAQSTEKQPE
- a CDS encoding phosphatase PAP2 family protein; its protein translation is MRKSITARLLALFSFLTLEVLLLGGVFIVSLLLFFYLTRVVFVARSAQFDDWGFQHMDHLRAAQPWLTSVARFITFFASFPFLVVAGIVGPVLLSWRGRKREALELFLAVAGASLFNQLLKTHYHRSRPSTALFFQQGLSFPSGHAMIGMALYGCFAWLLWRHRHHPAWSVLLVLWAVTIGLTRIYLHVHYPTDVLAGFTAGMLWLILLRTALRLWWREGVKLAENEKGG
- a CDS encoding GAF domain-containing protein; translated protein: MLPEPTIVRKTLSEFPFKSTLSFEPIIAYWQAHEDDPNPGLALLARAIGEKVAEQSWVRGPITDVSILECNCDLVETLMLAMFPPASFKSDISGAIAPFQRYSFYHTPRFADVLLTSSKTIKQPLNINNRVLEIHSTRMAYQLILDQVYGVQMPQYGTITFTVPDYSIGLYRHYGVDFNTTFLKVRVINGPRPELTSDQIERLTRNPHRIDIWQELLPVDRFELEGFHILHLVDVTDQEILSELKYDLLERDVLQASDRLEQIQEKLRVLFGRPFLQLGIAAYDEKKQAFVDFGRKINHSFLTKQLHSQDAGSGFRQIYRELWQNRQPLVLENVETAEIPEDLRQQILSLGIRSAILALLPYGDDTVGLLELGSPNIGDLDEFDVETVAQFVPLFAVAVKRNAEEIHTRVQAIIKEKFTAIHPTMEWRFTNAAQNLLQKVEDGNRNAEMEDIVFHDVFPLHGSSDIRGSSTARNEAVQGDLIEHLTLANKVLKKAAEFQALPILDELKFYVNKNLRRLRQGIVSGDEVSIFESLKTEVEPLFEYLGQNTPALQPVISQYWSNIDPELGIVYKRRKAFEQSTTMLNDAVSDYLDEEEEKAQLMFPHYFQRFKTDGVEYNIYVGASLVENKPFDMVFLKNLRLWQLLVMIEITRRTAALKPELPVPLDTTQLILVHGQSLSIRFRQDERQFDVDGAYNIRYEIIKKRIDKATVEGSGERLTQPGHIAIVYTQQRESEEYCEYLDYLQDRGLLEPEVEELELEELQGVKGLLALRVKVKM
- a CDS encoding T9SS type A sorting domain-containing protein encodes the protein MKTTLFKSLALVFALLTTALTVPARAGQPKDNHPVRREMQAYIEQNMLPVVRQQRQKLETQLATADKAQLAIYRTQLKEVRQRSQALRQSFRNTPSAAPNTTEPTSPRTPLSEAQQQQLQQLRTETRTIMQQVNQMAEKYASNISQVLQEVQPQKEKWATDMQAIVVKNTTPEQQEKLSHFRGGRMHHRVGAGRLLRPTAFLLLDPAAPTATPTTSDLGSTSLYPNPAVATNQLEYTVTKAGPVTVELLDGRGNTVRTVAQEVKEEKGVHTLQVHLADLPKGTYYYKITTRTGSETKRFVKE
- a CDS encoding sce7726 family protein, whose amino-acid sequence is MNDPEIRALLYPLLTGGVYVDELPTGSTRVDVVHITEQFMHGYEVKGDGDTLQRVSRQLGCYAGAYDFVSFIVTEKHLPKLLPLLPEWVGVLVASPGQLRVHRPALYNATVERAAVADLLLLEEVRQFLMARGLTGVSWLRRREVLNVVRNAHSIPLSVLAQYVREQLTARLPQRLEARAERKAERQRLGTRRRKPKRKPKKRRQPAKSTPRSI